One Gloeobacter morelensis MG652769 DNA window includes the following coding sequences:
- a CDS encoding DUF2511 domain-containing protein, with product MNKVSALKADFGAAWPFTVAKGELACVNGSQLVFVADGRIYALNEAAARRYEPIDAIQAADPDPQKQQQGIKLSLAPFLEKGRQLCVEN from the coding sequence GTGAACAAAGTCTCAGCCCTAAAGGCCGATTTTGGGGCAGCCTGGCCCTTCACCGTCGCCAAGGGTGAATTGGCCTGCGTGAATGGCAGCCAACTGGTCTTCGTCGCGGACGGCCGCATCTACGCCCTTAACGAAGCTGCTGCCAGGCGCTACGAACCTATCGACGCCATCCAGGCGGCAGACCCCGATCCCCAGAAGCAGCAACAGGGTATCAAGCTGTCGCTTGCACCGTTTCTGGAGAAGGGCCGGCAACTGTGCGTCGAAAACTAA
- a CDS encoding PadR family transcriptional regulator, giving the protein MKSASAHPEDHLPLTPAVFQILLSLADGERHGYGIMQEIEQRTRHKVRLGPGTLYGSIKRLLGDGWIEEWDERPDPGSDDERRRYYRLTNLGRRVATAEAERLAALVQTARAKNLLSPPGLA; this is encoded by the coding sequence ATGAAATCCGCTTCCGCTCACCCCGAGGACCACCTGCCCCTGACTCCGGCGGTGTTTCAAATTTTGCTGTCGCTCGCAGACGGTGAGCGCCACGGCTACGGGATCATGCAGGAGATCGAACAGCGCACCCGACACAAAGTCCGGTTGGGGCCAGGAACGCTCTACGGGTCGATCAAGCGCCTGCTGGGTGACGGCTGGATCGAAGAGTGGGACGAGCGGCCGGACCCCGGGTCCGACGACGAGCGGCGGCGGTACTACCGATTGACGAACCTGGGGCGGCGGGTGGCAACGGCCGAAGCTGAGCGCCTTGCCGCGCTGGTGCAGACCGCGCGCGCCAAAAATCTGCTCAGCCCCCCGGGCCTGGCTTGA